In Halogeometricum sp. S1BR25-6, a single genomic region encodes these proteins:
- a CDS encoding MATE family efflux transporter: MSSSLQRRAHDALMRFPALLARLGLVDREKGSRAFDLAVPVMVTGGMRTLLRIADFLMVSIALGESAVAGLELGFQYYFIPFGLALALTSGTISVVSRFVGAEDYDAADFAVKQSLWLALLVSLPITAAGWTYARPLVDLLTNDPAAIRLGSAYLRIVMLSVAFRFWSMIAARALAGVGDTRTPMYVRVLTVPTNVVLNAVLIFGLLGAPRLGVEGAAWGTVAANGLSAVIFFALLVSGRREIALRLGGKQWDWGIAAEIVRVGLPLAGTRLSRTFGRFPFLFVLGVLGTDVVAAYAIGRRVMLLALMPAWGYSTAASTLVGQAVGGGDEAEATAFGWQTLRIALVTQLLVAAVLFAGAEWLAQLFRAGDVALTATFVRVFGLGVAGFSVSRTMRGALRGAGDTRWPFYGALLGTYVVRLPIAAAALPVGFGLTLLGVTFAPGLGWGLPAVYAAIVADMYARGVVNAARYHSGKWLRVARESNVGSASD; this comes from the coding sequence GTGTCCTCGTCGCTCCAGCGTCGCGCCCACGATGCGCTCATGCGCTTTCCCGCGCTGTTGGCCCGACTCGGCCTCGTCGACCGCGAGAAGGGGTCGCGGGCGTTCGACCTCGCGGTGCCTGTGATGGTCACCGGCGGGATGCGGACGCTGCTCAGAATCGCCGACTTCCTGATGGTGAGCATCGCCTTGGGCGAGTCCGCCGTCGCGGGCCTCGAACTCGGATTCCAGTACTACTTCATCCCGTTCGGCCTCGCTCTCGCGCTGACCAGCGGCACCATCAGCGTCGTCTCGCGGTTCGTCGGCGCGGAGGACTACGACGCGGCCGACTTCGCCGTCAAGCAGTCGCTGTGGCTGGCCCTGCTCGTCTCGCTCCCCATCACCGCCGCCGGGTGGACGTACGCGAGGCCGCTGGTCGACCTGCTGACGAACGACCCGGCCGCGATACGACTCGGGAGCGCGTACCTCCGCATCGTCATGCTCTCGGTCGCCTTCCGCTTCTGGAGCATGATCGCCGCCCGCGCCCTCGCCGGCGTCGGCGACACGCGGACGCCGATGTACGTCCGCGTCCTCACCGTGCCGACGAACGTCGTGCTCAACGCCGTCCTCATCTTCGGGCTACTCGGCGCGCCGCGTCTCGGCGTCGAAGGGGCCGCCTGGGGGACCGTCGCCGCCAACGGCCTGAGCGCGGTCATCTTCTTCGCGCTTCTCGTCTCCGGGCGACGCGAAATCGCGCTCCGTCTGGGTGGCAAACAGTGGGACTGGGGCATCGCGGCCGAAATCGTTCGCGTCGGGCTTCCGCTCGCGGGAACTCGCCTCTCGCGGACGTTCGGGCGCTTCCCGTTCCTGTTCGTCCTCGGCGTCCTCGGCACCGACGTGGTCGCGGCGTACGCCATCGGTCGCCGCGTGATGCTCTTGGCGCTCATGCCCGCGTGGGGGTACTCCACCGCCGCCTCGACGCTCGTCGGACAGGCCGTCGGCGGCGGTGACGAGGCCGAGGCGACGGCGTTCGGCTGGCAGACGCTCCGCATCGCCTTGGTGACGCAACTGCTCGTCGCGGCCGTGCTGTTCGCCGGGGCCGAGTGGCTGGCGCAGTTGTTCCGCGCGGGCGACGTGGCCCTCACCGCGACGTTCGTGCGCGTGTTCGGTCTCGGGGTCGCCGGGTTCAGCGTCTCGCGGACGATGCGTGGCGCCCTCCGCGGCGCGGGCGACACGCGCTGGCCGTTCTACGGCGCGCTCCTCGGTACGTACGTCGTCCGCCTCCCTATCGCCGCGGCGGCCCTCCCGGTCGGGTTCGGCCTCACGCTGCTCGGAGTCACGTTCGCCCCCGGTCTCGGCTGGGGGCTGCCGGCCGTCTACGCGGCCATCGTCGCGGACATGTACGCCCGCGGCGTCGTCAACGCCGCGCGCTACCACAGCGGGAAGTGGCTCCGAGTCGCGCGGGAGTCGAACGTCGGGTCGGCGTCGGACTGA
- a CDS encoding DUF7090 family protein, with product MDYTLAIENAPETIPGGTGILLLHPSIGETDRIDTGFLKTDTDHFLVVSTRTTAREVEQKLEHYDVDESRAVILDTLSVERGYSRRSSENVHYVSSPDDLDGIVEQTRNFLESHEGKLRVSVDSVTEMAYYADVDGAFEATERLLDLLDEHDAVGLFHLSNEVHDEETIERFRDLFEGVVELDVDGGVSCEF from the coding sequence ATGGATTACACCCTCGCCATCGAGAACGCCCCGGAGACGATTCCGGGTGGCACAGGCATTCTTCTCCTGCATCCGAGCATCGGCGAGACGGACCGTATCGACACCGGCTTCCTGAAAACCGACACCGACCACTTCCTCGTCGTCTCCACCCGGACGACGGCCCGCGAGGTAGAGCAGAAGCTCGAACACTACGACGTCGATGAGTCCCGCGCGGTCATTCTCGACACGCTCTCGGTCGAACGCGGCTACTCCCGACGGAGTTCCGAGAACGTCCACTACGTCTCCTCGCCCGACGACCTGGACGGCATCGTCGAACAGACGCGGAACTTCCTCGAATCCCACGAGGGGAAACTCCGCGTCAGCGTCGACTCCGTGACGGAGATGGCGTACTACGCCGACGTCGACGGCGCCTTCGAGGCCACGGAGCGACTGCTCGACCTGCTGGACGAACACGACGCCGTGGGCCTGTTCCACCTCTCGAACGAGGTGCACGACGAGGAGACCATCGAGCGCTTCCGCGACCTGTTCGAGGGCGTCGTCGAACTCGACGTCGACGGCGGCGTCAGCTGCGAGTTCTGA
- a CDS encoding S26 family signal peptidase: MNDDQGDTGVPDDAPRPNPDASSAESSDSPLHRLLNAQDGPLLFVRELLVSVSAVLVLGLLLFAIAGVWPPMVAVESGSMEPHMHRGDLVFITEPDRFSPDYALEDTGVVTVDVGSGEGYQSFGGAGSVVVYDPPSRVGSPIIHRAHFYVEEGENWYDRANPEYVSADDCEELAYCPAPHAGFITKGDANARYDQASRIAEPVRAEWIQGIARLRVPFLGYVRLQLAGAILPTPGVAEAEGSTVVSAEANTNANADVDTSVSANATTADSIPTSGPPGFDSTNRAAGAA, translated from the coding sequence ATGAACGACGACCAGGGCGATACGGGCGTTCCCGACGACGCGCCTCGCCCGAACCCCGACGCGTCGAGTGCCGAGTCGTCGGACTCGCCCCTCCATCGACTGTTGAACGCCCAGGACGGTCCCCTTCTGTTCGTCCGCGAACTGCTGGTGAGCGTCTCCGCCGTCCTCGTTCTCGGCCTCCTCCTGTTCGCCATCGCCGGCGTCTGGCCGCCGATGGTCGCCGTCGAGAGCGGAAGCATGGAACCGCACATGCACCGCGGCGACCTCGTGTTCATCACCGAACCCGACCGCTTCAGTCCCGACTACGCGCTCGAGGACACCGGCGTCGTCACCGTCGACGTCGGCAGCGGGGAGGGTTACCAGTCGTTCGGCGGGGCCGGGTCCGTCGTCGTCTACGACCCGCCCTCGAGGGTCGGGTCGCCCATCATCCACCGAGCACACTTCTACGTCGAAGAGGGCGAGAACTGGTACGACAGGGCGAACCCCGAGTACGTCTCCGCCGACGATTGCGAGGAGTTGGCCTACTGCCCCGCGCCGCACGCCGGGTTCATCACCAAGGGCGACGCGAACGCGCGGTACGACCAAGCCAGCCGCATCGCCGAACCGGTCCGCGCGGAGTGGATACAGGGAATCGCGAGACTCCGCGTCCCCTTCCTCGGATACGTTCGACTCCAACTGGCGGGAGCGATACTCCCGACGCCCGGGGTCGCCGAGGCGGAGGGTTCGACGGTCGTGAGCGCGGAGGCGAATACGAATGCGAACGCGGACGTGGACACGAGTGTAAGCGCGAACGCGACGACGGCGGACTCGATTCCGACGAGCGGACCCCCCGGTTTCGACTCCACGAACAGAGCCGCGGGCGCCGCGTAG
- a CDS encoding DNA-directed DNA polymerase II small subunit, translating into MPLETPARIVRELARHGYNAEREAVTLIAGAADPGTTLARAVERAGPDAFRVTAEDVRAVLDAGPNATDAPVSDPAAADSKTPADSTAADSAPTDSASTNSATPDPTTTDGGAAAERPADDADSPDSAPAPDPFASSGETDDGDSTGSKSAAPETEGNWPGRSQDTSLRSLDVANDMTGQSTGTGEYGDFVKVFKDRYEKLSRQLRGRVNHRPAEAIQSMSGGSDAAMVGLVNDIRSTASGHWLVELEDTTGTFPCLVMKDREFAAAVDELLLDECIAVEGTLADDAGIMFVDSMHSPDVPRTYKPSTADRHVQAALISDVHVGSQEFMTEAWQRFTSWLHTEEAEHVEYLLIAGDMVEGVGVYPNQDEELDIVDIYDQYEQFSEHLKEVPGDIEIVMIPGNHDAVRLAEPQPGFDENLRDIMSVHDARITSNPSTVTLEGVKVLMYHGVSLDEVIAELPAESASYDEPHKAMYQLLKKRHVAPQYGGHTRLAPEEKDYLVMEEVPDVFHTGHVHKLGWGKYHNVLAVNSGCWQAQTDFQKSVNIDPDAGYAPILDLDTLDMTVRKFS; encoded by the coding sequence GTGCCTCTGGAGACGCCGGCCCGCATCGTTCGCGAACTCGCGCGCCACGGTTACAACGCCGAACGGGAGGCCGTGACGCTCATCGCGGGCGCCGCCGACCCCGGAACGACGCTCGCGCGCGCCGTCGAACGCGCCGGCCCCGACGCCTTCCGCGTCACCGCCGAGGACGTCCGCGCGGTGCTCGACGCCGGTCCGAACGCGACGGACGCCCCCGTCTCCGACCCCGCGGCGGCCGACTCGAAGACGCCTGCCGATTCGACAGCGGCCGACTCCGCGCCCACCGACTCCGCGTCTACCAACTCCGCGACGCCCGACCCGACGACGACGGACGGCGGCGCGGCGGCGGAGCGACCCGCGGATGACGCCGATTCTCCCGATTCCGCCCCCGCTCCAGACCCCTTTGCTTCGAGTGGAGAAACGGACGACGGAGACTCGACCGGATCGAAATCGGCTGCACCCGAAACAGAGGGGAACTGGCCCGGACGTAGTCAGGACACGTCGCTCCGGTCGCTCGACGTCGCCAACGACATGACCGGACAGAGCACCGGGACGGGCGAGTACGGCGACTTCGTGAAGGTGTTCAAGGACCGCTACGAGAAACTCTCCCGACAGCTCCGCGGCCGGGTGAACCACCGGCCCGCCGAGGCCATCCAGTCGATGTCCGGCGGCAGCGACGCGGCGATGGTCGGCCTCGTCAACGACATCCGGTCGACGGCCAGCGGTCACTGGCTGGTCGAACTGGAGGATACGACGGGGACGTTCCCCTGTCTCGTGATGAAGGACCGCGAGTTCGCCGCGGCGGTGGACGAACTCCTCTTGGACGAGTGCATCGCCGTCGAGGGCACCCTGGCCGACGACGCGGGCATCATGTTCGTCGACTCGATGCACTCCCCGGACGTGCCGCGGACGTACAAACCGAGCACCGCCGACAGACACGTGCAGGCGGCGCTCATCTCCGACGTGCACGTCGGGAGCCAGGAGTTCATGACCGAGGCGTGGCAGCGGTTCACCTCGTGGCTCCACACCGAGGAGGCCGAGCACGTGGAGTATCTCCTCATTGCAGGCGACATGGTGGAGGGTGTCGGCGTCTACCCGAACCAGGACGAGGAGTTGGACATCGTCGACATCTACGACCAGTACGAGCAGTTCTCCGAGCACCTGAAGGAGGTTCCGGGGGATATCGAGATAGTGATGATTCCGGGGAACCACGACGCCGTCCGCCTCGCCGAACCCCAACCCGGGTTCGACGAGAACCTCCGCGACATCATGTCCGTCCACGACGCGCGCATCACGAGCAACCCCTCGACGGTGACGCTGGAGGGCGTGAAGGTGCTCATGTACCACGGCGTCTCCTTGGACGAGGTCATCGCCGAACTCCCGGCGGAGTCGGCCAGTTACGACGAACCCCACAAGGCGATGTATCAGTTGTTGAAAAAGCGCCACGTCGCCCCGCAGTACGGCGGTCACACCCGCCTCGCCCCCGAGGAGAAGGACTACCTCGTCATGGAGGAGGTGCCCGACGTGTTCCACACGGGCCACGTCCACAAACTCGGTTGGGGGAAGTACCACAACGTCCTCGCCGTCAACTCCGGGTGCTGGCAGGCCCAGACCGACTTCCAGAAGTCCGTCAACATCGACCCCGACGCGGGCTACGCGCCCATCCTCGATTTAGATACCCTGGATATGACGGTCCGGAAGTTCTCGTAG
- a CDS encoding OapC/ArvC family zinc-ribbon domain-containing protein, protein MPHQCTNCGRVFADGSKEMLSGCPNCGGNKFQFSPSKGGRDDDAETTDRREASPSDGPPPSDSTPPSNATSPSGGTSPDSAPSSDSAPSSGRTADADTNANATNADAADETSGSNTWRRAASRAAETADDRPDPTRETETRSDRPNDVDAARRRGQSLREWANSRGFASEVEDETDETTLRENRRRTGDAQRRPPERRSSTEAETEPETEARTDDAPPSSAERQPDSADRADSPSEPTEATNQSPNPSTGRTAPDEEAEDDAQASARSDVVSPDEIRAASEADRPTDANGRVIEPQSDDRPDLDELREELNEQFESIKIVAPGEYELNLMELYDRPEYIISLREDGRYVIEVPDTWGPRDDDR, encoded by the coding sequence ATGCCCCACCAATGTACGAACTGCGGGAGGGTGTTCGCCGACGGCTCGAAGGAGATGCTGTCGGGATGCCCTAACTGCGGCGGCAACAAGTTCCAGTTCAGCCCCTCGAAGGGCGGACGCGACGACGACGCCGAAACGACCGACCGCCGAGAGGCGTCGCCGTCCGACGGACCGCCGCCGTCAGATTCGACGCCGCCGTCCAATGCGACATCGCCGTCGGGCGGCACGTCGCCCGATTCGGCACCGTCGTCGGACTCCGCACCGTCGTCGGGCCGGACCGCGGACGCAGACACGAACGCAAACGCGACCAACGCCGACGCCGCGGACGAGACGTCCGGGTCGAACACGTGGCGGCGCGCCGCCTCCCGGGCGGCCGAGACGGCGGACGACCGACCCGACCCCACCCGTGAAACAGAGACCCGGTCGGACCGCCCCAACGACGTCGATGCCGCCCGGCGCCGCGGACAGTCCCTCCGCGAGTGGGCGAACTCCCGCGGTTTCGCCAGCGAAGTCGAAGACGAGACGGACGAGACCACCCTCCGCGAAAACCGCCGGCGGACCGGCGACGCGCAGCGCCGTCCCCCGGAGCGTCGGTCGTCGACGGAGGCCGAAACAGAACCCGAAACGGAGGCGAGGACGGACGACGCGCCGCCTTCGTCCGCGGAACGCCAACCCGACTCCGCAGACCGGGCCGACAGCCCATCCGAACCGACGGAGGCGACGAACCAGAGCCCGAACCCATCGACCGGTCGCACCGCTCCCGACGAGGAAGCCGAAGACGACGCGCAGGCGAGCGCCCGGTCCGACGTCGTCTCGCCCGACGAGATTCGCGCCGCCTCCGAGGCCGACCGACCGACGGACGCGAACGGGCGCGTCATCGAACCGCAGAGCGACGACCGACCCGACCTCGACGAACTCCGCGAGGAGTTGAACGAGCAGTTCGAGAGCATCAAAATCGTCGCCCCCGGCGAGTACGAACTCAACCTGATGGAACTGTACGACCGTCCCGAGTACATCATCTCGCTGCGCGAGGACGGCCGCTACGTCATCGAAGTCCCCGACACGTGGGGGCCCCGCGACGACGACCGCTGA
- a CDS encoding Era-like GTP-binding protein — MGLLTGLRDSISRVVDRMFSDAEPRRIGIYGPPNAGKTTLANRIARDWTGDAVGPESHVPHETRRARRKENVEIERNGRKVTIDIVDTPGVTTKVDYKEFLEHDMEKDDAVRRSREATEGVAEAMHWLREDVDGVVYVLDSTEDPFTQVNTMLIGIIESQDLPVLIFANKTDLEDSNVQRISNAFPQHETVPLSALEGNNMDEVYDKIAEYFG, encoded by the coding sequence ATGGGACTGCTTACAGGATTACGAGACAGCATCTCACGGGTCGTCGACCGGATGTTCTCGGACGCAGAGCCGAGACGAATCGGCATCTACGGACCGCCGAACGCCGGGAAGACGACTCTCGCAAACCGTATCGCCCGAGATTGGACCGGTGACGCCGTCGGTCCCGAGAGCCACGTCCCTCACGAGACGCGCCGCGCGCGTAGGAAGGAGAACGTGGAGATAGAACGCAACGGGAGGAAGGTCACCATCGACATCGTCGACACGCCGGGCGTGACGACCAAAGTCGACTACAAGGAGTTCCTCGAACACGACATGGAGAAGGACGACGCCGTCCGCCGGTCCCGCGAGGCCACCGAGGGCGTCGCCGAGGCCATGCACTGGCTTCGCGAGGACGTCGACGGCGTCGTCTACGTGCTCGACAGCACCGAGGACCCGTTCACGCAGGTCAACACGATGCTCATCGGCATCATCGAGAGTCAGGACCTCCCCGTCCTCATCTTCGCGAACAAGACCGACTTGGAGGACTCGAACGTCCAGCGGATCTCGAACGCGTTCCCGCAGCACGAGACGGTGCCGCTCTCCGCGCTGGAAGGTAACAATATGGACGAAGTATACGACAAGATAGCGGAATACTTCGGGTGA
- a CDS encoding DUF7089 family protein, whose translation MFESRDLAEDVAAVRDEHAPDSLVLSADADFETIPPAAAEDLGLVTDSLDPKSYPAEWLPDDAPALLVRYAGRDFTIGMPGDGTVVWTRQTVPPAVIAKKRAEGTPTDFLDFLFAEAFVQLGTDAPEHFLPFFGEHYRELDTAVPLPPNDVYQIAAALYEAWLGLQTRDAFASWEERHPRLHDAWVDAGERLTGRLDTLPRAVARGGTSFAEATEYACSAVKHGLDLPAPFAALDTAAYVEYGPSYGVRWATKTFERLDEGDGETVEE comes from the coding sequence ATGTTCGAATCTCGCGACCTCGCCGAGGACGTGGCCGCCGTCCGCGACGAACACGCTCCGGACTCGCTCGTCCTCTCGGCCGACGCCGACTTCGAGACGATTCCGCCGGCCGCCGCGGAGGACCTCGGCCTCGTCACCGACTCGCTCGACCCGAAATCCTACCCCGCCGAGTGGCTCCCGGACGACGCGCCGGCGCTGCTCGTCCGCTACGCCGGCCGCGATTTCACCATCGGGATGCCCGGCGACGGCACCGTCGTCTGGACGCGGCAGACCGTCCCGCCGGCCGTCATCGCAAAAAAGCGCGCCGAGGGGACGCCGACCGACTTCCTCGATTTCCTGTTCGCGGAGGCGTTCGTCCAACTGGGCACCGACGCGCCCGAGCACTTCCTCCCCTTCTTCGGCGAGCACTACCGCGAACTCGACACCGCCGTCCCCCTCCCCCCGAACGACGTCTATCAGATCGCCGCGGCGCTGTACGAGGCGTGGCTGGGTCTTCAGACCCGGGACGCCTTCGCCTCCTGGGAGGAGCGACACCCCCGACTGCACGACGCGTGGGTCGACGCCGGCGAGCGGTTGACCGGCCGCCTCGACACCCTCCCCCGCGCCGTCGCTCGCGGGGGCACCTCCTTCGCGGAGGCGACCGAGTACGCCTGCTCGGCCGTCAAGCACGGCCTCGACCTGCCCGCGCCGTTCGCCGCCCTCGACACCGCGGCGTACGTCGAGTACGGTCCGAGCTACGGCGTCCGCTGGGCGACGAAAACGTTCGAGCGGCTGGACGAGGGGGACGGAGAGACCGTCGAGGAGTGA
- a CDS encoding Cdc6/Cdc18 family protein, with protein MNDDTPTRDEDEASDSADRSEGDATAATGGDGRPAEESSEATGADADPNADADVDSAGGGDHEEDEARTGAERSADGTVAGASDGATAEASDGTADGAADEVTAEDIDIRESIGPNGSTADVSGADGPDVDGADVGDATLGDTDGTGSAAGDETDTDVSLDEVVLEEDDGDSRGLFDDLLSGEPIFENKEVLRPSYTPHELPHRTEQINQMATILVSALRGETPSNILIYGKTGTGKTASAKFVSQELESTSQKYDVPCEVEYINCEVTDTQYRVLAQLANKFIEKNFTVIENELDRLEDLRARAGDAPNPLSDTEFDSLDAVEEQIDQLETDREEMETVPMTGWPTDRVYSTFFDAVDYNERVVVIMLDEIDKLVEKSGDDTLYNLSRMNSELDNSRISIMGISNDLKFTDFLDPRVKSSLGEEEIVFPPYDANQLRDILQHRADVAFKEGALTDDVIPLCAAFAAQEHGDARRALDLLRTAGELAERGQADTVEEAHVRQAQDKIELDRVVEVVRTLPTQSKIVLFAIILLEKNGVHNINTGEVFNIYKRLCEEIDADILTQRRVTDLISELDMLGIVNAVVVSKGRYGRTKEISLSVPIDETEAVLLSDSRLGDIENAQPFVQARFDN; from the coding sequence ATGAATGACGACACACCGACACGAGACGAGGACGAGGCGTCGGATTCGGCGGACCGGTCGGAGGGCGACGCGACGGCCGCCACCGGGGGCGACGGCCGACCCGCCGAAGAGAGTTCGGAGGCCACGGGCGCGGATGCGGACCCGAACGCGGACGCCGACGTCGACTCCGCTGGTGGCGGTGACCACGAAGAGGACGAGGCGCGAACCGGCGCCGAGCGGAGTGCCGACGGAACCGTCGCCGGAGCGTCCGACGGTGCTACCGCCGAGGCCTCCGACGGTACCGCCGACGGTGCCGCTGACGAGGTCACGGCCGAGGATATCGATATCCGCGAGAGCATCGGTCCGAACGGGTCGACAGCCGACGTTTCCGGCGCCGACGGGCCGGACGTCGACGGCGCGGACGTGGGGGACGCGACCCTCGGTGACACCGACGGGACGGGAAGTGCGGCGGGCGACGAGACGGACACCGACGTGAGCCTCGACGAAGTCGTTCTCGAGGAGGACGACGGCGACAGTCGCGGCCTGTTCGACGACCTGCTCTCGGGGGAACCCATCTTCGAGAACAAGGAGGTACTCCGACCCTCCTACACCCCGCACGAACTCCCCCACCGCACGGAACAGATCAACCAGATGGCGACGATTCTGGTCTCGGCGCTCCGCGGGGAGACGCCGTCGAACATCCTCATCTACGGAAAGACCGGGACGGGAAAGACGGCCAGCGCGAAGTTCGTGAGCCAGGAACTCGAATCGACCTCCCAGAAGTACGACGTCCCCTGCGAGGTGGAGTACATCAACTGCGAGGTGACGGACACCCAGTACCGCGTCCTCGCGCAGTTGGCGAACAAGTTCATCGAGAAGAACTTCACTGTGATAGAGAACGAACTCGACCGCCTCGAAGACCTCCGCGCACGTGCGGGAGACGCCCCGAACCCGCTCTCTGATACCGAGTTCGACTCGCTCGACGCCGTCGAGGAGCAAATCGACCAGTTGGAGACCGACCGCGAGGAGATGGAGACGGTGCCGATGACGGGGTGGCCGACCGACCGCGTCTACTCGACGTTCTTCGACGCCGTCGACTACAACGAACGCGTCGTCGTCATCATGCTCGACGAGATAGACAAACTCGTCGAGAAGTCCGGCGACGACACGCTGTACAACCTCTCACGGATGAACTCCGAGTTGGACAACTCGCGCATCTCCATCATGGGCATCTCGAACGACCTGAAGTTCACCGACTTTCTGGACCCGCGGGTCAAATCGAGTCTGGGCGAAGAGGAGATCGTCTTCCCGCCCTACGACGCGAACCAACTGCGCGACATCCTCCAGCACCGCGCCGACGTGGCGTTCAAAGAGGGGGCACTCACCGACGACGTGATTCCCCTCTGTGCGGCCTTCGCCGCGCAGGAACACGGCGACGCCCGCCGCGCACTCGACCTTCTCAGGACCGCGGGCGAACTGGCCGAACGCGGACAGGCCGACACAGTCGAGGAGGCGCACGTCCGGCAGGCGCAGGACAAGATCGAACTCGACAGAGTGGTCGAAGTCGTCCGCACCCTTCCCACCCAGTCCAAAATCGTCCTCTTCGCCATCATCCTCCTGGAGAAGAACGGCGTCCACAACATCAACACGGGCGAGGTGTTCAACATCTACAAGCGCCTCTGCGAGGAGATAGACGCTGATATCCTCACCCAACGGCGCGTCACCGACCTCATCTCCGAACTCGACATGCTCGGCATCGTCAACGCCGTCGTCGTCTCGAAGGGCCGCTACGGCCGCACCAAGGAGATTTCGCTGTCGGTCCCCATCGACGAGACGGAGGCGGTTCTCCTCTCGGACTCCCGACTCGGCGACATCGAGAACGCGCAACCGTTCGTCCAGGCGCGCTTCGACAACTGA
- a CDS encoding adenosine deaminase: MSQATKIVIGTVGISGVLAIALLAILAFG, encoded by the coding sequence ATGAGCCAAGCGACGAAGATCGTCATCGGTACAGTCGGCATCTCCGGGGTTCTCGCCATCGCGCTTCTCGCTATCCTCGCGTTCGGATAG
- a CDS encoding DUF2073 domain-containing protein — protein sequence MPEVTPGDDGVQIDLISGARMEGLASMEKIRLILDGVRDGNIVILEEGLSPDEESKLIEVTMTEISPDEFNGIEIETYPQSQGGQGFLGRLMGKEETKKLTVIGPANQIQTLHKDENLISALVSRK from the coding sequence ATGCCTGAAGTCACACCCGGCGACGACGGGGTGCAGATCGACCTCATCAGCGGAGCCCGCATGGAAGGGCTCGCGAGCATGGAGAAGATCCGTCTCATCCTCGACGGCGTCCGCGACGGCAACATCGTCATTCTGGAGGAGGGACTCTCACCCGACGAGGAGTCGAAGCTCATCGAAGTCACGATGACGGAGATAAGCCCCGACGAGTTCAACGGCATCGAAATCGAGACGTACCCGCAGTCCCAAGGCGGACAGGGGTTCCTCGGCCGACTGATGGGCAAAGAGGAGACGAAGAAGCTGACCGTCATCGGCCCGGCGAACCAGATTCAGACGCTGCACAAAGACGAGAACCTCATCAGCGCCCTCGTCTCCCGGAAGTAA